One region of Mucilaginibacter gotjawali genomic DNA includes:
- a CDS encoding type II toxin-antitoxin system HicB family antitoxin: protein MSLSYKILLKPEPEGGFTVNVPALPGCITYGSDLEEAKANAREAIELYIESLTEHAIQLPLM from the coding sequence GTGTCATTATCATACAAAATACTCCTTAAACCCGAACCAGAGGGCGGCTTTACCGTTAATGTGCCGGCATTACCCGGTTGTATCACATACGGATCTGATTTGGAAGAGGCAAAAGCGAATGCCAGAGAAGCCATTGAATTGTATATTGAGAGCTTAACGGAGCACGCTATTCAGTTGCCCCTAATGTAG
- a CDS encoding nucleotidyltransferase family protein produces the protein MKPTLVILAAGMASRYGSMKQVDGFGPHGETIIDYSIYDAIKAGFGKVSFIIREEFAEPFKAIFEPKLKGRVETDYIFQSYDLKPFGIDKTIERAKPWGTAHAVLSARNQVHEPFCVINADDFYGFDAFNKMAQFLTTEVADDKFSIIGYQVDKTLSDYGTVSRGVCQVDENGNMVAINERLKVYFAKDGSVVYEENGVEIPLPSNTPVSMNFWGFTPAVFAKTEPLFKAFVEANENDPKAEFFIPLIGDELIKSGEASFKVIPTDAKWFGVTYKEDKPIVQKSISDLVASGAYPENLWP, from the coding sequence ATGAAACCTACATTAGTAATATTAGCTGCAGGAATGGCGAGCCGTTACGGAAGCATGAAACAAGTTGATGGCTTTGGCCCTCATGGTGAAACTATTATTGACTACTCCATTTATGATGCCATTAAAGCCGGCTTTGGGAAAGTGAGTTTCATCATCCGCGAAGAGTTTGCAGAGCCATTTAAAGCGATTTTTGAGCCGAAACTAAAAGGTCGTGTTGAAACTGATTATATTTTTCAAAGCTATGACCTGAAACCCTTCGGCATTGATAAAACTATTGAACGCGCAAAACCATGGGGAACTGCCCATGCGGTGCTTTCGGCACGTAACCAGGTGCATGAGCCTTTTTGTGTGATTAATGCGGATGACTTTTACGGCTTTGACGCATTTAATAAAATGGCCCAATTTTTAACTACGGAAGTGGCTGATGATAAATTTTCTATCATCGGGTACCAGGTGGATAAAACGTTATCTGACTACGGCACCGTATCCCGCGGTGTTTGCCAGGTAGACGAAAACGGTAATATGGTTGCCATTAATGAGCGCCTGAAAGTGTATTTTGCAAAAGACGGAAGCGTAGTATATGAAGAAAATGGCGTAGAGATCCCGTTGCCATCCAACACGCCGGTATCTATGAATTTCTGGGGTTTTACACCCGCAGTTTTTGCTAAAACGGAGCCATTGTTTAAGGCTTTTGTAGAAGCCAACGAGAATGACCCTAAAGCCGAGTTCTTTATCCCATTAATTGGTGATGAACTGATCAAAAGCGGCGAGGCTTCATTTAAAGTGATCCCAACCGATGCCAAATGGTTTGGCGTTACTTATAAAGAAGATAAACCCATCGTACAAAAAAGCATCTCGGATCTGGTAGCCAGCGGCGCTTATCCTGAGAATTTGTGGCCGTAA
- a CDS encoding M42 family metallopeptidase, translating into MAKKKSDAPEHIAVVNKKSLSFFEKYINNPSPTGFEWKGQEMWLEYIKPYIDSHYVDNYGTAVGIINKDAAYKVVIEAHADEISWFVNYITSDGLIYVIRNGGSDHQIAPSKRVNIHTDKGIVKAVFGWPAIHTRGAGEKEEAPTLKNIFLDCGCTTKEEVEKLGVHVGCVITYEDEFTVLNDRYYVGRALDNRAGGFMIAEVARMLKENNITLPFGLYIVNAVQEEIGLRGAEMIAHHIKPNVAIVTDVTHDTQTPMISKITQGDLACGKGPVISYAPAVQNNLNKLLIESAEKAQIPFQRQASSRSTGTDTDAFAYSNDGVPSALISLPLRYMHTTVEMIHKEDVDNVIRLIYETLLNLKAGQDFRYIK; encoded by the coding sequence ATGGCTAAAAAAAAATCTGATGCTCCTGAGCATATAGCAGTTGTAAATAAAAAATCTCTTTCGTTCTTCGAAAAATATATCAATAACCCCTCGCCTACCGGCTTTGAATGGAAAGGCCAGGAAATGTGGCTGGAGTATATCAAACCCTATATCGACAGCCATTATGTTGACAATTATGGCACCGCGGTAGGGATAATTAATAAGGATGCAGCATACAAGGTAGTAATTGAGGCCCATGCAGATGAGATCTCGTGGTTTGTAAACTACATCACCAGCGATGGATTGATCTATGTGATCCGTAACGGCGGATCAGATCACCAGATCGCGCCTTCAAAACGCGTAAATATCCATACCGACAAAGGAATAGTGAAGGCTGTTTTCGGCTGGCCGGCAATCCATACCCGCGGTGCAGGTGAAAAGGAAGAAGCCCCTACTTTGAAAAACATCTTTTTGGATTGCGGCTGTACAACCAAAGAAGAAGTTGAAAAATTGGGCGTACATGTAGGCTGCGTGATCACATATGAGGATGAGTTTACAGTACTTAACGACCGTTACTACGTAGGCCGTGCACTGGATAACCGTGCAGGTGGTTTTATGATTGCTGAAGTGGCCCGTATGTTAAAAGAAAACAATATTACGCTTCCATTCGGGCTGTATATTGTAAACGCCGTACAGGAAGAAATAGGTTTACGCGGGGCAGAAATGATTGCACATCATATCAAACCTAACGTTGCCATTGTAACTGATGTTACGCACGATACGCAAACCCCGATGATCAGCAAGATTACACAGGGCGATTTGGCTTGTGGAAAAGGACCGGTAATATCTTACGCCCCTGCGGTACAAAACAACCTGAACAAGCTGTTGATCGAATCAGCAGAAAAGGCTCAAATCCCGTTCCAGCGCCAGGCCTCATCCCGCTCAACCGGGACAGATACCGATGCATTTGCATACTCAAACGACGGCGTTCCGTCGGCATTGATCTCTTTGCCTTTGCGCTATATGCATACAACGGTTGAAATGATCCATAAAGAGGATGTGGATAATGTGATCCGGTTGATTTATGAAACATTGTTAAACTTAAAAGCGGGCCAGGATTTCAGATATATCAAATAA
- a CDS encoding GNAT family N-acetyltransferase, giving the protein MISIEQITPELTWHLRRDVLYPSMKLFEMEMDEDTYGMHFGAFNDVKLAGVVSLFQTGTDFQFRKLAVDPEFQHKGIGRSLLNYITDHAQKNGGTRIWCNARDTATGFYLKDGFVLTGEKYSKNGFNYEIMEKTLTPSSDH; this is encoded by the coding sequence ATGATTTCTATCGAACAAATAACTCCCGAACTTACCTGGCATTTACGCCGGGATGTGCTGTACCCTTCCATGAAATTATTTGAAATGGAGATGGATGAGGATACCTACGGCATGCATTTCGGGGCGTTTAATGATGTAAAGCTTGCCGGGGTGGTTTCGCTGTTTCAAACAGGCACCGATTTTCAGTTCCGCAAGCTGGCGGTTGACCCGGAATTTCAGCATAAAGGCATCGGGCGCAGTTTACTGAATTACATTACCGACCATGCCCAAAAGAATGGCGGCACCCGGATCTGGTGCAACGCCAGGGATACAGCCACAGGGTTTTACCTGAAGGATGGCTTTGTATTAACCGGCGAAAAATATTCAAAAAATGGTTTTAATTACGAGATCATGGAGAAAACGCTCACTCCGTCTTCAGATCATTAA
- a CDS encoding acyl-CoA carboxylase subunit beta: MDNKIKLLKQKREEAQLGGGKARIESQHKKGKLTARERLHFLMDEGSFQEIGMLVSHRSTDFGMEKEKYPGDGVVTGYGAVNGRLVYVFSQDFTVFGGSLSETHAEKICKIMDLAMKNGAPVVGLNDSGGARIQEGVVSLGGYADIFYKNTMASGVVPQISAIMGPCAGGAVYSPAITDFILMVENTSYMFVTGPNVVKTVTHEEVTSEELGGATTHATKSGVTHFACANEIEAIQHVKKLLSYMPQNCEDKAPALPYEVKNELRAALDTIMPENASQPYDIREVIEQVIDSGSFLEVHKDFAENIVVGFARLAGRSIGIVANQPAFLAGVLDIHSSTKGARFVRFCDSFNIPLLVFEDVPGFLPGTDQEWNAIITNGAKLLYAFCEATVPRITVITRKAYGGAYDVMNSKHIGADMNYAWPTAEIAVMGAKGAAEIIFKREINAAEDKEAKWKEMELQYSEIFANPYRAAERGFIDEVIEPSETRIKLIHAFKMLENKVVNNPRKKHGNIPL; this comes from the coding sequence GTGGATAATAAGATAAAGCTACTTAAACAAAAACGGGAAGAAGCACAATTAGGGGGCGGTAAGGCGCGTATCGAAAGCCAGCATAAAAAAGGCAAGCTTACCGCACGCGAACGTTTACATTTTTTGATGGATGAAGGCTCGTTCCAGGAGATCGGGATGCTGGTATCACACCGGTCGACGGATTTCGGCATGGAAAAAGAGAAATATCCGGGCGATGGCGTGGTAACAGGCTATGGCGCGGTTAACGGCAGGCTGGTTTATGTTTTTTCGCAGGATTTTACAGTTTTTGGCGGTTCGTTATCTGAAACCCATGCCGAAAAGATCTGCAAGATAATGGACCTCGCCATGAAGAACGGCGCGCCAGTGGTTGGATTAAATGATTCAGGCGGCGCGCGCATCCAGGAAGGCGTGGTATCCCTTGGCGGCTATGCCGATATCTTTTATAAAAACACCATGGCATCAGGCGTGGTACCGCAAATATCAGCCATTATGGGCCCCTGTGCCGGCGGGGCAGTTTATTCGCCCGCCATTACCGATTTTATTTTAATGGTTGAAAATACCAGTTACATGTTTGTAACCGGGCCCAATGTGGTAAAAACGGTTACACACGAGGAGGTAACATCTGAAGAGCTTGGCGGGGCAACCACCCATGCCACCAAATCAGGCGTTACGCATTTTGCCTGTGCCAATGAGATTGAGGCAATACAGCATGTGAAGAAGCTTTTGAGCTATATGCCGCAGAATTGTGAAGATAAGGCGCCTGCCTTACCCTACGAAGTAAAAAACGAATTGCGGGCCGCATTGGATACGATAATGCCCGAGAATGCTTCGCAGCCTTATGATATCCGCGAGGTGATAGAACAGGTGATAGACAGCGGGTCGTTTTTAGAAGTACATAAAGATTTTGCCGAAAATATAGTAGTTGGTTTTGCCCGCCTGGCAGGCAGAAGCATTGGTATTGTGGCTAACCAGCCTGCTTTTTTGGCAGGGGTGCTGGACATTCACTCCTCCACCAAGGGCGCCAGGTTTGTGCGTTTTTGCGACAGCTTTAATATTCCTTTGCTGGTTTTTGAAGATGTGCCCGGCTTTTTACCCGGCACCGACCAGGAATGGAACGCCATTATTACCAACGGCGCCAAACTGCTGTATGCTTTTTGCGAAGCGACGGTTCCGCGCATTACAGTTATTACCCGCAAGGCTTATGGCGGCGCGTACGATGTAATGAACTCCAAACATATCGGCGCGGATATGAATTATGCCTGGCCAACAGCAGAGATTGCCGTGATGGGCGCCAAAGGGGCTGCCGAAATTATATTTAAACGGGAGATAAACGCAGCTGAGGATAAAGAAGCCAAGTGGAAAGAAATGGAACTGCAATATTCGGAGATCTTTGCCAACCCTTACAGGGCTGCTGAACGCGGTTTTATTGACGAAGTGATAGAACCATCAGAGACAAGAATAAAGCTGATCCATGCCTTTAAAATGCTTGAAAACAAAGTGGTGAATAACCCACGGAAAAAGCATGGAAATATCCCTTTGTAG
- a CDS encoding MFS transporter, with translation MDTVLKPITIHKTVLRIAVGAMFFMAGLCFASWASRIGTVQHKLGLSYSTFGLVLFSLPVGLSLSLPFSGWIISKVGSKRVLLTAITGYGLVLIGLGLAQNTIQLVVCLALYGFAGNTVNISVNTQAVATEKLHDKPIMASFHGLWSGAGFMGGMIGAFMIGKRIDPFHHFIIILVIVLITIVIASKYLYDDHLEAKNAPVNTLSIREKLRLMIPLLPLGSIAFCSMICEGAMFDWSVIYFKNVLSAPSAIEGYGFAAFMFTMAGGRFIADYFSHRFGLRRTLQVSGSLTVTGLLIAVIFPHVYTAMAGFMLVGAGVSSVVPMVYSAAGKSKTMSPGVALAAVSTIGFVGFLVGPPVIGFIAGLATLRASFLFVGLMGALVVILSTRAKLDS, from the coding sequence ATGGATACCGTATTGAAACCCATAACCATACATAAAACAGTGCTCCGCATAGCCGTTGGAGCGATGTTTTTTATGGCGGGTTTGTGCTTTGCCAGCTGGGCATCGCGTATTGGTACCGTACAGCATAAGCTTGGGCTATCATACAGTACGTTCGGCCTGGTATTATTTTCCCTGCCTGTAGGATTAAGCCTTTCATTGCCATTTTCAGGCTGGATCATTTCTAAAGTTGGTAGCAAACGTGTATTATTAACAGCAATAACGGGTTACGGCCTGGTGCTCATAGGGCTGGGGCTTGCACAAAACACCATTCAATTGGTGGTCTGTCTGGCTTTGTACGGATTTGCAGGTAACACAGTAAACATTTCGGTAAATACACAAGCAGTAGCTACAGAAAAATTGCATGACAAGCCAATTATGGCATCCTTTCATGGCTTATGGAGCGGAGCTGGTTTCATGGGTGGTATGATCGGTGCTTTTATGATCGGTAAAAGAATCGACCCGTTTCACCATTTTATAATTATCCTGGTGATTGTGCTTATTACAATTGTAATTGCATCCAAATATTTATACGACGATCATCTGGAAGCAAAAAACGCACCGGTGAATACGTTGTCAATCCGTGAAAAATTAAGGCTAATGATCCCTTTATTACCACTTGGCAGCATTGCTTTTTGTTCCATGATCTGCGAAGGAGCCATGTTCGACTGGAGTGTGATCTACTTTAAAAACGTTTTATCGGCACCAAGCGCGATCGAAGGTTATGGGTTTGCAGCATTTATGTTCACAATGGCCGGTGGCCGTTTCATCGCCGATTATTTTTCACATCGTTTCGGCTTGAGACGAACATTACAGGTTAGCGGCTCGTTAACTGTAACAGGTTTGCTCATCGCGGTTATTTTCCCGCATGTTTATACCGCCATGGCAGGCTTTATGCTGGTAGGTGCGGGTGTTTCGTCAGTAGTCCCTATGGTTTACAGTGCTGCGGGTAAATCAAAAACCATGTCGCCGGGTGTAGCGCTGGCAGCAGTATCCACTATTGGCTTTGTTGGCTTTTTGGTGGGGCCGCCTGTAATTGGTTTTATTGCCGGTTTGGCTACCTTAAGGGCATCGTTTTTATTTGTTGGGTTGATGGGCGCTTTGGTGGTGATCCTATCTACCCGGGCAAAACTGGACAGCTGA
- a CDS encoding PIN domain-containing protein: MNGIKYLADTNCFIYLLDQNPIISPFLSHDWAFSYITEIELLSKKGLTRREDSMIREMLDTCYKINHSQKLSDLAITLKRNNNIKLPDAIIAASSQLLKLPLITADKGFVNIKELDCIILSF, from the coding sequence ATGAATGGAATTAAATATCTTGCAGATACCAACTGTTTTATTTATCTACTTGATCAAAATCCAATAATATCTCCATTTCTATCTCACGACTGGGCGTTTTCTTATATTACTGAAATTGAACTTTTAAGTAAAAAAGGACTTACCAGGCGCGAGGATTCCATGATAAGAGAAATGTTGGATACTTGTTATAAAATAAACCATTCTCAAAAACTTAGTGATTTAGCAATCACACTAAAAAGAAACAATAATATTAAACTTCCGGATGCTATAATAGCCGCATCGTCACAATTATTAAAATTACCACTTATTACAGCTGATAAAGGCTTTGTCAACATTAAAGAACTGGACTGTATTATCCTGAGTTTTTAA
- a CDS encoding DsbA family oxidoreductase produces the protein MKVEIWSDVMCPFCYIGKRRFEQALAGFAQQEDIEVEWKSFQLNPNMVTNPAISIDQYLAEVKGFTLDHAKQLNNHVTQMAAEVGLTYNFDRSVVANSFNAHRYSHLAKKQGKGIEAEEQLFRAYFTDGKNIDDLDTLVELGTAIGLDATEVRKTLESNAFADEVKRDIAEAQQLGIQGVPFFVMNNKYGVSGAQAVPVFEQTLQKAYTEWQQENPKPKLEIIEGESCGPDGDC, from the coding sequence ATGAAAGTTGAAATATGGTCGGATGTGATGTGCCCTTTTTGTTATATTGGCAAAAGGCGCTTTGAGCAGGCGCTAGCAGGTTTTGCGCAGCAGGAGGATATTGAAGTGGAATGGAAAAGCTTCCAGTTGAACCCCAACATGGTTACCAATCCTGCTATCAGCATAGACCAATACCTGGCCGAAGTAAAAGGGTTTACCCTCGATCATGCCAAACAATTAAACAACCATGTTACCCAAATGGCTGCCGAAGTGGGGCTCACCTATAATTTTGATAGATCGGTGGTCGCCAATAGCTTTAATGCACACAGGTACAGCCACCTGGCCAAAAAGCAGGGCAAAGGTATTGAGGCTGAAGAGCAGTTGTTTAGAGCCTATTTTACCGATGGCAAAAACATCGACGACCTGGATACCTTGGTTGAATTAGGCACGGCGATAGGCCTGGACGCAACTGAAGTAAGGAAAACGCTTGAAAGTAACGCCTTTGCTGATGAGGTTAAGCGCGATATAGCCGAAGCACAGCAATTAGGCATACAGGGTGTACCTTTTTTTGTGATGAACAATAAATACGGCGTATCAGGCGCGCAGGCGGTGCCGGTATTTGAGCAAACCCTGCAAAAAGCTTATACCGAATGGCAACAGGAAAACCCCAAACCAAAGCTGGAAATTATTGAAGGCGAAAGCTGCGGGCCGGATGGGGATTGTTAA
- a CDS encoding ankyrin repeat domain-containing protein, with the protein MKKMISGFIGLAFTLFSCTSRDTIVDKTNMNGYDFKLFQGTQSWTLAKAVEDEDTGKIVSIVTKNKELLESREPKFGQTLLKMAVRTLKFKSVKTLINQGADPNIQDTYDGSSPFMEAARIDWIGPDKYGGDIRYLRLLLVHGGDPNAEEKGKRRKGNNTRYTPLLRACSSASGNLAYVKLLVEAGANVNYNNEYNMNPLGSAVFFAENPDIVLYLIEKGADIRRPVLKNIRGKDFLITDALRTWRFPLGSDEYKKKMQIVDYLKKNGMDYWKAPIPENYLDQYPKDYLEKY; encoded by the coding sequence ATGAAAAAAATGATCTCAGGCTTTATTGGATTGGCATTTACGTTGTTTAGTTGTACCAGCAGGGATACCATTGTTGATAAAACTAACATGAATGGGTATGATTTCAAGCTGTTCCAGGGCACCCAATCATGGACTTTGGCAAAAGCAGTAGAGGATGAAGATACCGGCAAAATCGTTAGCATCGTCACAAAAAATAAAGAGCTGCTGGAATCGAGAGAGCCAAAGTTTGGCCAGACATTGCTAAAAATGGCGGTTAGGACTTTGAAATTCAAGTCAGTTAAAACACTTATTAACCAAGGCGCTGATCCGAATATCCAGGATACTTATGATGGTTCTTCTCCGTTTATGGAAGCTGCAAGAATCGATTGGATTGGCCCTGATAAATATGGGGGCGATATACGGTATTTAAGATTATTGTTAGTGCATGGGGGTGACCCTAACGCCGAAGAAAAAGGTAAACGGAGGAAAGGAAACAATACAAGATACACCCCTTTGTTACGAGCTTGCAGCAGTGCCAGTGGAAATTTGGCCTATGTGAAATTATTGGTTGAGGCAGGTGCCAACGTAAATTACAACAACGAATATAATATGAACCCGCTGGGCTCCGCAGTGTTTTTTGCAGAGAATCCGGATATTGTGCTTTATTTGATCGAAAAAGGCGCGGATATCAGGCGGCCGGTACTGAAAAACATTCGCGGCAAAGATTTTCTGATAACCGATGCATTAAGAACCTGGCGTTTTCCTTTAGGATCAGACGAATACAAAAAGAAAATGCAGATTGTTGATTACCTGAAAAAAAATGGCATGGATTACTGGAAAGCGCCAATCCCTGAAAATTACCTTGACCAATACCCGAAAGATTACCTGGAAAAATACTAA
- a CDS encoding DUF6932 family protein produces MNLILTMLEFNLKGFLVPDQNIRSSIEEFETVFVNSIQSAKRKELFNNYISYSTALKQLCNGVDFKQWIDGSYVTKKMEPNDIDLVTFLDFSIVESLGDNLDNYKYPASQNLFGVDAYIVKIYPPGHKCHLLYQSDMAYWINHFNQTRRNRIGKKQPKGFLEIIT; encoded by the coding sequence TTGAACCTTATACTAACTATGCTGGAATTTAATTTAAAGGGCTTTCTTGTTCCGGATCAAAATATCCGATCTTCTATTGAAGAGTTTGAGACTGTTTTTGTGAATTCTATTCAATCGGCAAAGCGAAAAGAACTATTTAACAATTACATTTCGTATTCGACGGCGCTTAAGCAATTGTGCAACGGAGTTGATTTTAAGCAATGGATTGACGGATCGTATGTAACCAAAAAAATGGAGCCAAATGATATTGACCTGGTTACGTTTTTAGATTTTTCCATTGTGGAATCTTTAGGAGATAATTTGGACAATTATAAATACCCGGCATCACAGAACCTCTTTGGTGTTGATGCCTACATTGTCAAAATTTATCCTCCAGGTCATAAATGTCATCTTTTATATCAATCTGATATGGCTTATTGGATCAATCACTTCAATCAAACACGGAGAAATAGAATTGGAAAAAAACAGCCCAAAGGATTTTTGGAAATTATTACCTAA
- a CDS encoding type 2 periplasmic-binding domain-containing protein yields MKIQEQKIYQLMGVIALFVISMGVSTYINALNKAELHKTRQAEFGNLVFKGKVIHVRFYEFMKSKCYQVCVKLDSAGVKDFSVYNDDDAIKIKDGIATFAAGHLDKTFGPVDSVAVNVNHSGKVFLYYRDKSFIKFDDFSFEHFGMKKSDLNFCF; encoded by the coding sequence ATGAAAATCCAGGAACAAAAAATTTACCAGTTGATGGGGGTAATCGCCCTGTTTGTGATCAGCATGGGGGTATCCACTTATATCAATGCCCTTAATAAAGCTGAGCTGCACAAAACCAGGCAGGCTGAATTTGGTAATTTAGTGTTTAAGGGCAAGGTAATACATGTCCGGTTCTATGAATTTATGAAGAGCAAATGCTACCAGGTATGCGTAAAACTGGATTCGGCCGGTGTAAAGGATTTCAGCGTTTACAATGACGACGATGCCATCAAAATAAAGGACGGTATAGCTACCTTCGCTGCCGGCCACCTGGATAAAACCTTTGGCCCGGTGGATTCCGTAGCCGTAAATGTTAATCACAGCGGCAAGGTGTTTCTTTACTACCGCGATAAAAGCTTTATTAAGTTTGATGACTTTAGCTTTGAGCATTTCGGGATGAAGAAAAGCGATCTGAATTTTTGTTTCTGA
- a CDS encoding M16 family metallopeptidase, protein MKKLILIAVGALFIQYTQAQNINRAKEPTPGPAPVLKIKDPVIYKLANGITVLVVEDHRLPKVTANYLIDANAVTEGEKAGVLNLMGSMLNEGTKSMPKAAFDEAVDKLGANVSLSWNGGYASSLTRYFKKAFGLMGLGLKEPAFTQESFDKLKSQELTSLKAQARSAKAIAGRVTNALAYGKNHPDGEFETEESIQKLTLQDVKNFYAKYITPSRGYLTITGDIKPADAQLLAAKVLGSWQGAKLTLEKIADAPNAAKTEIDLVDVPTAVQSEIHIVNLTSLKMNSPDYFPALIANYILGGGAQSRLFMNLREKHSFTYGAYSSLGASRLQGLFDASASVRNAKTDSAVNEFLAEIKKMRSEKVSDEELKNAKALYAGSFARGLEDPARTATFASNILIYNLPKDFYKTYLQKVNAVTVDDVLRVAQKYMLGDNLRIVVVGSAGQITDGLKKTGIPVNMFDKYAAPVAAPAVKQ, encoded by the coding sequence ATGAAGAAATTGATATTGATAGCCGTCGGGGCATTGTTTATACAATACACACAGGCGCAAAACATTAACCGCGCCAAGGAACCCACCCCTGGGCCTGCGCCGGTATTAAAAATAAAAGACCCGGTTATTTATAAACTGGCCAACGGCATTACCGTTTTGGTGGTTGAGGACCATCGCCTGCCAAAAGTTACAGCCAATTACCTGATAGATGCCAACGCGGTTACCGAAGGAGAAAAAGCAGGCGTATTGAACCTGATGGGCAGTATGCTGAACGAGGGTACTAAAAGTATGCCCAAAGCAGCGTTTGACGAAGCCGTTGATAAACTGGGCGCCAACGTTAGCCTGAGCTGGAACGGCGGTTACGCTTCATCACTTACCCGTTATTTTAAAAAGGCTTTTGGGTTGATGGGTTTGGGTTTAAAAGAACCGGCCTTTACCCAGGAGTCGTTTGATAAACTGAAATCGCAGGAGCTGACCAGCTTAAAGGCGCAGGCCCGCAGTGCCAAGGCCATTGCAGGCAGGGTAACCAATGCCCTGGCTTACGGCAAAAACCACCCTGACGGGGAGTTTGAGACCGAAGAAAGCATCCAGAAATTAACTCTACAGGACGTAAAAAACTTTTATGCCAAATATATTACGCCATCAAGGGGCTATTTAACCATTACCGGCGATATTAAACCTGCCGATGCCCAACTGCTGGCGGCAAAGGTTTTAGGCAGCTGGCAGGGCGCAAAATTAACATTGGAAAAGATAGCCGATGCCCCTAACGCAGCTAAGACCGAGATCGACCTGGTGGATGTACCTACGGCTGTGCAGTCAGAGATCCATATAGTTAACCTGACCAGCCTGAAAATGAACAGCCCGGATTATTTTCCGGCGCTGATAGCCAATTACATTTTGGGTGGTGGCGCGCAAAGCCGCCTGTTTATGAACCTGCGCGAAAAGCACAGCTTTACTTATGGCGCCTATTCATCACTTGGGGCGAGCCGCCTGCAGGGGCTGTTTGATGCCAGTGCATCGGTACGCAACGCTAAAACCGACAGCGCCGTTAACGAGTTTTTAGCCGAGATCAAAAAAATGCGCAGCGAAAAGGTAAGCGACGAGGAGCTGAAAAATGCCAAGGCCCTTTACGCAGGCTCCTTTGCCCGCGGGTTGGAGGACCCGGCACGTACAGCAACCTTCGCCAGCAATATCCTCATCTATAACCTGCCTAAGGATTTTTACAAAACCTACCTGCAAAAGGTGAACGCCGTAACGGTTGATGATGTGTTGCGCGTAGCACAAAAATACATGCTGGGCGATAACCTGCGCATTGTAGTAGTGGGCAGCGCCGGGCAAATAACTGATGGCTTAAAGAAAACCGGCATCCCGGTAAACATGTTTGATAAATATGCCGCACCGGTTGCCGCACCCGCTGTAAAGCAATAA